From Pyrenophora tritici-repentis strain M4 chromosome 1, whole genome shotgun sequence, the proteins below share one genomic window:
- a CDS encoding RAD18, RING-finger-containing E3 ubiquitin ligase — translation MGRRRRGVFASGALHDRQGDHSRLICPPAATFVTASPGPAHLTADDLGDWSEGINANWAGWADEYDGRITVGGPPSSPSPLALRVSNSPSSKRRHSRIVKIPPELQNLDYVAEPDNNLVCLICHAPFDKPVQLSCEHYFCRECLDHAWRPQPNGRRTCPTCRHAVETDKDIRPVPKIIENMLNELVVKCPNTKAGCNWVDQRVNVHDHVMLYCEYTPVECSATDCRLQTTQKDFHLGCLHYTVSCEDCHTSIVKRDLEEHQRSLCENRMTSCTLCSTQVLRLDLKPHINNDCPKHIISCQGFIVGCKFHAERAQVMLHEPACAMATMAPHFREQQARIERNEARMEPLTRKVGILEDGLTNITNYLYPSNGNDTSFPVTDPLDANDTDPQAPTPDFRLPPASFPPVAPGNDSNPAQPPFDSQVHHLLTLHDSLREEVSRIANALTDLDGRTNMMIINESQRSKDEMLHVNAAISSMRMHLQWVL, via the exons ATGGGAAGGCGCCGACGAGGTG TGTTTGCTTCTGGCGCTCTGCATGACCGCCAGGGCGACCATTCTCGACTCATCTGCCCACCCGCCGCTACCTTTGTCACTGCATCACCGGGGCCAGCGCATCTTACCGCCGACGACCTGGGAGACTGGTCAGAGGGAAT CAATGCCAACTGGGCCGGCTGGGCGGATGAGTACGATGGCAGAATTACGGTCGGTGGCCCTCCCAGCAGCCCTTCACCTTTGGCTCTTCGAGTGTCAAACTCACCCTCATCGAAGCGTCGACACAGCCGAATCGTCAAGATACCCCCCGAACTCCAGAACCTCGACTATGTCGCTGAACCGGACAACAACCTCGTCTGCCTGATCTGCCATGCGCCCTTTGATAAGCCCGTCCAACTATCGTGTGAGCACTACTTTTGCCGCGAATGTCTCGACCATGCCTGGCGTCCACAGCCAAATGGCAGGAGGACATGCCCTACATGCCGGCATGCGGTCGAGACGGACAAGGACATTCGCCCCGTGCCTAAGATCATCGAGAATATGCTGAACGAGCTGGTAGTCAAGTGCCCGAATACCAAGGCTGGCTGCAACTGGGTTGATCAGCGCGTCAATGTGCACGATCACGTTATGCTGTACTGCGAGTACACGCCCGTCGAGTGCTCCGCGACCGACTGCCGCCTGCAGACAACACAAAAGGACTTCCATCTGGGCTGCTTGCACTATACTGTAAGCTGCGAGGACTGTCACACATCTATTGTGAAGAGGGATCTCGAG GAGCATCAGCGAAGCCTCTGCGAGAATCGCATGACGTCCTGCACGCTATGTTCGACCCAAGTACTCCGGCTAGACCTTAAACCCCACATCAACAACGATTGTCCCAAGCACATCATATCATGCCAGGGTTTCATCGTAGGATGCAAGTTCCACGCTGAGCGTGCCCAAGTCATGCTCCACGAACCGGCTTGTGCAATGGCAACGATGGCGCCTCACTTCCGCGAACAGCAAGCTCGGATCGAGAGGAACGAAGCGCGAATGGAACCGCTTACTAGGAAGGTTGGCATACTCGAAGACGGGCTCACAAACATCACCAACTACCTGTATCCATCGAATGGAAACGACACCTCCTTCCCCGTCACCGACCCTTTGGACGCCAATGACACCGATCCCCAAGCACCAACACCCGATTTTCGTTTGCCACCAGCTTCATTTCCACCCGTCGCACCGGGAAATGACAGCAACCCCGCCCAGCCACCTTTTGACTCACAGGTCCACCACCTCCTTACGCTACACGACTCCCTTCGCGAAGAAGTGTCTCGCATCGCCAACGCCCTTACCGACCTCGATGGCCGCACCAACATGATGATTATCAACGAGAGCCAGCGATCAAAGGATGAGATGCTACACGTCAATGCCGCCATTAGCAGCATGCGCATGCACCTGCAGTGGGTG TTGTAG
- a CDS encoding SNARE complex subunit (Syn8): MATNPPQLFLLADHIKLSLLERQRALSLNLPSNSQDGQISRSLEQLRSGIESLESQVLDTSDESITSQLPRLRTQLNDLTSQFRASSNAATSPTLTNPNDPSLIPDFAAAQQKKKAALSKSVRFSDNPDSTSAAEDPNRAALFPYRDDPADSEAPDQSHLDNEQIHQYHSQVIRDQDDQLDRLGESIGRQRELSMQIGDELDGQVLLLDDVEEGVDRHQAQFVRARGRLDRFSRKAKENWSLTVIVVLIIILVLLIIITK, from the exons ATGGCGACCAATCCGCCGCAGCTGTTCTTGCTCGCCGATCACATCAAGCTCTCTCTGCTCGAGCGCCAAAGAGCCCTCTCCCTGAATCTGCCCTCCAACAGCCAAGACGGACAGATCTCGCGGTCCTTGGAGCAATTGCGCTCCGGTATCGAGTCGCTGGAATCGCAAGTCTTGGATACATCAGACGA ATCAATTACATCGCAACTCCCCCGCCTCCGCACTCAACTCAATGATCTAACATCGCAATTCCGCGCCTCCTCCAACGCCGCTACATCACCAACCCTCACCAACCCAAACGACCCCTCACTAATCCCCGACTTTGCTGCCGCCCAACAGAAGAAGAAAGCCGCCCTTTCAAAATCCGTCCGCTTCAGCGATAACCCCGACTCCACATCTGCGGCCGAAGACCCCAATCGCGCCGCTCTCTTCCCTTATCGCGACGACCCTGCTGATAGCGAGGCGCCCGATCAATCTCATCTCGATAACGAGCAGATTCACCAATACCACAGCCAGGTGATCCGCGATCAGGATGACCAGCTTGACCGGCTGGGCGAGAGCATCGGGCGTCAGCGCGAGCTTAGCATGCAAATAGGTGATGAGCTGGACGGACAGGTCCTGTTGCTGGACGATGTGGAGGAGGGTGTGGATAGGCACCAGGCACAGTTTGTGCGGGCCAGAGGCCGGCTCGATCGCTTTTCGAGAAAGGCGAAGGAGAATTGGAGTTTGACTGTGATAGTGGTACTTATCATCATTTTGGTGCTGTTGATTATTATTACAAAGTGA
- a CDS encoding calcium dependent mitochondrial carrier protein — translation MDTSRPSVADARVDELWATLDTRKQGHLDLAGLKKGLRKLDHPLKNADQLLDEVMQAVDIDGNGRITYNEFRTFVHETEKELLQLFRSIDYNRDGKISRDELRSALRSAGLTVPNTNLDKFFSEVDTNNDGVISFEEWRDFLLFIPANAPSLHAVMSYFSATMKMNQEGDVAISDDVIQGLGTAQRFLRFFFGSLFLVARTPPYSPLPQDTVPLELASPSTSTLATQVTLPPRSEDEESTSPLQEIRAGLIESLGTMLIACVPNPGYFVAGGVAGIVSRTSTAPLDRLKVYLIAQTSVAEEAVIAAKHGQIVKAALNAWRPLATATKELWQAGGMRSLYAGNGLNVVKVMPESAIKFGSYEAKGHNDPAIIHSWSKFVSGGLAGMVSQFAVYPIDTLKFRMQCETVSGGLRGNRLIWATAKKMWQSGGVVAYYRGLPMGIVGIFPYAALDLGTFEYLKRYVARRNAKRLGCHESDAEPGGFMTAAIGGFSGAFGASAVYPLNLLRTRLQSQGTVLHPRTYTGIMDVTRQTIAGEGVRGLFKGLTPNLLKVVPAVSITYVVYDKSKKAIGLP, via the exons ATGGACACATCAAGACCAAGCGTTGCTGACGCCAGGGTGGATGAATTATGGGCGACTCTCGACACGCGCAAACAAGGCCACCTTGACCTTGCAGGCCTGAAGAAGGGTTTGCGCAAGCTGGATCATC CCTTGAAAAATGCCGACCAGCTTCTGGACGAGGTGATGCAGGCTGTGGATATCGATGGAAATGGAAGAATCACATATAATG AATTTCGTACCTTTGTGCACGAGACAGAAAAAGAGCTCCTCCAATTATTTCGCTCCATCGATTACAATCGCGACGGAAAGATATCCCGAGACGAGCTGCGCTCCGCCTTGAGGTCCGCTGGGCTCACAGTACCCAACACCAATCTTGACAAATTCTTCTCTGAAGTCGACACCAACAACGATGGGGTTATTAGCTTCGAAGAATGGCG GGACTTTCTTCTATTCATTCCGGCCAATGCGCCCTCTCTTCACGCCGTCATGTCGTACTTCTCTGCCACCATGAAAATGAACCAAGAAGGAGATGTTGCCATAAGCGACGATGTAATCCAAGGCCTAGGTACTGCACAGCGTTTTCTTCGTTTTTTCTTCGGTTCCCTTTTTCTTGTAGCGCGTACACCGCCCTACAGTCCCCTCCCACAAGATACCGTCCCACTCGAATTGGCGTCACCTTCCACTTCGACGCTTGCCACTCAAGTTACCCTCCCGCCACGATCTGAGGACGAGGAGAGTACCTCTCCTCTACAAGAGATACGGGCAGGACTTATAGAGAGCTTAGGAACCATGCTGATTGCTTGTGTTCCCAATCCAGGCTACTTCGTGGCGGGAGGCGTTGCAGGCATTGTTTCTCGCACCTCTACTGCACCCCTCGATCGTTTGAAAGTCTACCTCATAGCTCAGACCAGCGTGGCCGAAGAAGCTGTCATTGCTGCCAAGCACGGCCAAATCGTCAAAGCTGCTCTGAACGCTTGGAGACCACTTGCAACCGCCACCAAAGAGCTATGGCAGGCAGGCGGTATGCGTAGTTTATATGCTG GCAACGGCTTGAACGTCGTCAAGGTCATGCCTGAATCAGCCATCAAATTTGGCTCTTATGAGGCAA AAGGACACAATGACCCAGCAATCATACATTCGTGGTCCAAGTTTGTCTCTGGAGGCCTTGCCG GCATGGTGTCACAATTTGCCGTCTACCCCATCGACACTCTGAAATT CCGCATGCAATGCGAGACAGTCTCTGGCGGCTTACGTGGTAATCGCTTGATCTGGGCCACAGCAAAGAAAATGTGGCAAAGTGGTGGAGTTGTGGCGTACTATCGAGGTCTGCCGATGGGTATCGTTGGCATCTTCCCATATGCAGCCCTTGACCTGGGTACATTTGAGTACCTCAAACGTTACGTCGCTCGCCGCAACGCGAAGCGACTTGGCTGCCACGAATCAGATGCCGAACCAGGTGGTTTTATGACGGCAGCCATTGGTGGATTCTCTGGCGCTTTCGGCGCAAGTGCCGTCTACCCGCTGAATCTTTTGCGAACTCGACTACAAAGCCAGGGTACCGTCTTACATCCAAGGACGTACACTGGTATCATGGATGTCACTCGTCAGACTATAGCCGGAGAAGGTGTAAGGGGACTTTTCAAAGGCCTTACACCGAACCTACTCAAGGTTGTTCCTGCCGTCTCGATAACATATGTCGTGTACGACAAGTCCAAAAAGGCAATCGGTTTACCATGA
- a CDS encoding CCL1, Cdk activating kinase (CAK)-RNA polymerase II produces the protein MSCSYWESTQRKFWTFTKQELALERKRIEDSERNLVNLYPLPDRRHLSIYFSHQLSKMARPLGIRQQALATAQVYVRRFYAKVEIRRTNPALVLATALYLACKMEECPQHIRMVLAEARHCWDTSFNDISKIGECEFTLISEMNSQLILHHPYRSLAELQTQFQLTQEENALAWSIINDHYLTDLPLLHAPHVMAITAMFLAVVLKPIGSQVNAAGMNSALQTLGNARGGQGMQARIQKLVDWLAESNVDIEAVVECTQELISLYEVWESYTDKTCKDQIAKFVKARGLDK, from the exons ATGTCTTGCAGCTACTGGGAATCGACGCAGCGCAAGTTCTGGACTTTTACAAAGCAGGAACTCGCACTCGAGCGGAAAAGGATAGAAGACTCTGAACGAAACCTGGTCAATCTGTATCCCCTGCCGGACCGAAGACATCTCAGCATATACTTTTCTCACC AACTCTCCAAAATGGCAAGACCTCTGGGCATCCGTCAGCAAGCTCTGGCGACGGCCCAGGTCTACGTGCGGCGTTTCTATGCAAAGGTTGAAATTCGACGAACGAACCCGGCACTTGTACTAGCTACGGCGCTGTATTTGGCTTGCAAGATGGAGGAATGCCCACAGCACATTCGAATGGTGCTGGCAGAGGCGCGCCACTGCTGGG ACACGTCTTTCAACGACATCTCCAAGATTGGCGAGTGCGAGTTTACCCTCATCTCTGAGATGAACTCGCAATTAATACTTCACCACCCCTATCGTAGCCTTGCAGAGCTACAGACGCAGTTCCAACTGACACAGGAAGAAAACGCATTAGCGTGGTCCATCATCAATGACCACTATCTCACAGATCTCCCGCTTTTACATGCTCCACATGTGATGGCCATTACTGCCATGTTCCTGGCCGTTGTCTTGAAACCGATAGGCTCGCAGGTCAACGCAGCTGGGATGAACAGCGCACTCCAAACATTGGGTAACGCGCGTGGTGGACAAGGGATGCAAGCAAGGATACAGAAGCTGGTGGATTGGCTTGCTGAGAGCAATGTGGACATTGAAGCTGTTGTTGAATGCACGCAGGAGCTCATATCACTATACGAGGTTTGGGAGTCATACACGGATAAGACGTGTAAAGACCAGATTGCCAAGTTTGTCAAAGCTAGAGGACTGGACAAGTAA